A region from the Canis lupus dingo isolate Sandy chromosome 9, ASM325472v2, whole genome shotgun sequence genome encodes:
- the LOC112677101 gene encoding olfactory receptor 3A2-like: protein MDPEVGANRTSVTEFILVGLVETEQLQSVVFVVFLFAYLVTVGGNLSILAAILVEPKLHTPMYFFLGNLSVLDVGCITVTVPSMLARLLSHKRTVPYRACLTQLFFFHLLAGMDCFLLTVMAYDRFLAICRPLTYNTHMSQNVQRILVAVSWALGFTNALNHTIALTTLNFCGPNIVNNFYCDLPQLFQLSCSSTQLNELLLFVAAAFMAVAPLVLITVSYAQVAAAVLQIRSVEGRNKAFSTCGSHLTVVCLFYGTGIFNYMCLGSEESSDKDKGVGVFNTVINPMLNPLIYSLRNPDVQDALWRVFVGRKSLT from the coding sequence ATGGATCCAGAAGTTGGAGCCAACAGGACATCTGTTACTGAGTTCATTCTAGTGGGCCTAGTGGAAACAGAACAGCTACAGTCTGTGGTCTTTGTAGTCTTCCTCTTTGCCTACCTGGTCACAGTCGGAGGCAACCTCAGCATCCTGGCTGCCATCTTGGTGGAACCCAAACTCCACacacccatgtacttcttcctgggGAACCTGTCAGTGCTGGATGTTGGGTGCATCACTGTCACTGTTCCCTCAATGTTGGCTCGCCTCCTGTCCCACAAACGTACAGTTCCCTACAGGGCCTGCCTCACACAACTTTTCTTCTTTCACCTTCTGGCTGGGATGGACTGCTTCCTGTTGACTGTCATGGCCTATGACCGATTCCTGGCCATTTGCCGACCCCTCACCTACAACACCCACATGAGCCAGAACGTCCAGAGAATATTGGTAGCTGTGTCCTGGGCTTTAGGTTTCACCAATGCACTAAATCACACTATTGCCCTAACTACCCTCAACTTCTGTGGTCCTAATATAGTCAATAACTTCTACTGTGACCTCCCACAGCTCTTCCAGCTCTCTTGCTCTAGCACCCAGCTCAACGAGTTGCTGCTCTTTGTGGCAGCAGCCTTCATGGCTGTAGCCCCCTTGGTCCTCATCACTGTGTCCTATGCACAGGTGGCAGCTGCAGTTCTACAAATTCGTTCAGTGGAAGGCAGGAATAAGGCCTTTTCCACATGTGGCTCCCACCTCACTGTGGTTTGCCTTTTCTATGGTACTGGTATCTTCAACTACATGTGTCTTGGTTCTGAAGAGTCTTCAGACAAGGATAAAGGGGTTGGGGTCTTCAACACTGTTATCAATCCCATGCTGAACCCACTTATCTACAGCCTTAGAAACCCTGATGTTCAGGATGCCCTGTGGCGGGTATTTGTGGGGAGGAAGTCATTGACCTAA
- the LOC112677102 gene encoding olfactory receptor 1D2, producing MLQTVGEMDGVNNSGVSEFLLLGISESPEQQRVQFWMFLSMYLVTVVGNVLIILAISFDPRLHAPMYFFLANLSFTDLFFVTNTIPKMLVSLQSQNKAISYAGCLTQLYFLVSLVALDNLILATMAYDRYVAICRPLHYTTAMSPGLCILLLALCWALSALYGLTHTLLMTRVTFCGSRKIHYIFCEMYVLLRLACSNTQVNHTVLIATGCFIFLTPLGFMIMSYVRIVRAILRIPSATGKYKAFSTCASHLAVVSLFYGTLGMVYLQPLQTYSMKDSVATVMYAVVTPMMNPFIYSLRNKDMHGALGRLFLGKAFQRLT from the coding sequence ATGTTGCAGACAGTTGGGGAAATGGATGGAGTCAACAATAGTGGAGTCTCTGAGTTCCTGCTCCTGGGGATTTCTGAGAGTCCTGAGCAGCAGCGGGTCCAGTTCTGGATGTTCCTGTCCATGTACCTGGTCACAGTGGTGGGAAATGTGCTCATCATCCTGGCCATCAGCTTTGATCCTCGCCTGCACGctcccatgtacttcttcctggcCAACCTTTCCTTCACTGACCTCTTCTTTGTCACCAATACAATACCCAAGATGCTGGTGAGCCTCCAGTCTCAGAACAAAGCCATCTCCTATGCAGGGTGTCTGACACAGCTTTACTTCCTAGTCTCCTTGGTGGCCCTGGACAACCTCATCCTGGCCACAATGGcatatgaccgctatgtggccatctgccgCCCCCTCCACTACACCACAGCCATGAGCCCTGGACTCTGTATTTTGCTCCTCGCCTTGTGTTGGGCACTTTCTGCCCTCTATGGCCTAACCCACACCCTCCTCATGACCAGAGTGACATTCTGTGGATCCCGGAAGATCCACTACATCTTCTGTGAGATGTATGTTCTGCTGAGGCTCGCATGTTCCAACACTCAAGTCAATCACACAGTGCTGATTGCCACAGGCTGCTTTATCTTCCTCACCCCCTTAGGGTTCATGATCATGTCCTATGTCCGAATTGTCAGAGCCATCCTCCGAATACCCTCAGCCACTGGGAAGTACaaagccttctccacctgtgCCTCCCATTTGGCTGTAGTCTCCCTCTTCTATGGGACACTTGGTATGGTATATCTGCAGCCCCTCCAGACCTACTCCATGAAGGACTCAGTAGCCACAGTGATGTATGCTGTGGTGACCCCCATGATGAACCCTTTCATCTACAGCCTGAGGAACAAGGACATGCATGGGGCTCTGGGAAGACTGTTCCTAGGGAAAGCCTTCCAGAGGTTGACATGA